TTTACAGCGGTGATATTGGGTTAACTGGCAGGGAATTCATCGTGATGCAAATCTTCTTGTTCATTCTTGCTTTCCTTATCGCCCTAATTCTTCTGCCTTTGAGTGCTGTTTTTATTATTCTGCCACTGTTAAGTTTGATCTTTCCCAGGCTGTATATTAGCAGTGCTAAAAATAAAAAAATTAAGAAATTCAATAACCAGCTGCCGGATATACTTCTAACCCTTGCCAATTCCTTAAAAGCCGGTTTTAGTTTATTTCAGGCCATGGAAATGGCCGCCCAAGAAATGCCAGACCCGCTCTCCTCCGAAATCAAAATGACTCTGAAAGAAATGGCCTATGGGGAATCTACCGAAAATGCTTTGCTAAATCTCTCGCAGCGGGTTGAAAGTAAAGACCTGGAATTAATGGTAACCGCCATCCTGATTCAACGGCAAATTGGTGGTAATCTAGCCGAAATTTTAATTAATATTCACGATACAATTCAGGAACGTTTACAGATTCAAGGCGAGATTAAAACACTTACTGCTCAAGGTAGATTATCCGGATATATTATTGGTGCTTTGCCTATCTTAATTGGCCTGGTTATCACGATGATGCAGCCATCATTTATGATGCCGCTGTTCCAGGATCCACTCGGAATTGTGTTATTATGCTGTGGAGCTGTTCTGGAAATCATCGGTTTTATCGCCATCAGAAAGATTGTTAATATTAAATTCTAGGGGAGATTATCATGGAGTCAATCTTGATTTTCAGCGGTTTTTGCCTTATTTTCTTCTTAGTCCTGGCGATTCTGTCCAGGAAACAGCCTTCTCTTTCCCAGAGCAGGATTATGCGTTCCCTTGGAAGATCTTCAGTGCCAGCAGAAAATGAAGAAAATCAAAAAGAAAAATCCAAAAAAGACAAAAACACAAAAGATAAAAACAAGCAAGAAAAATCTGAGAACAGTTTTTTTCGCAGATTGATCATTGCCTTCTCAAAAAACAGCAAAGAAACAGACCAGAAAGACACGGAATTAATTGCTGCCGGACTAAAGGGCTGGTCATCAGCTGAATGGAAAGCGCTTAGGTTGATCCTTGGCCTATGCTTTGCAATAGCAGCTGCTGCCTTAAGCTTTATGTTAAGCTTTCCAATCCTTACAAAAATTGAATTCCCATTATTTTGTTTTGTTATTGGAAATATCGCTCCCAATTTCTGGCTTAAATCAAAGATCAAACAACGTAAGGGTGAGATTCTTCGTACGCTTCCTGACATCCTCGATCTCGTTATGGTCAGTGTTGAAGCCGGACTTGGCTTTGATGCAGCCATGATGAAAGTCGTAGAAAAACAAAAAGGCATTCTTGCTGAAGAGTTCAACTTGGTTCTCCAGGAAATCAAAATCGGCAAACCGCGCCGGGAAGCTTTGAGAGATATGGCCAAAAAAAATGACGTAGAGGATTTAAGCAACGTCATTGCCTCATTGGTTCAAGCTGACCAGCTCGGTATCTCTATGGGAAATGTCCTTAGAAACCAGTCGGCGCAAATCCGTTTGAGAAGAAAACAACGCATACAAGAAGCTGCGCAAAAAGCCCCCGTTAAGATGATGGTTCCACTTGTTTTCTTTGTTTTTCCAAGCCTTTTCATCGTGATACTTGGTCCGGCAATCATTAATATCATGGATATTTTGG
Above is a genomic segment from Dehalobacter sp. 12DCB1 containing:
- a CDS encoding type II secretion system F family protein gives rise to the protein MTKVIVVASIMGFILIYSVIMALKPKNESVEDKVKRLVAEKEDTPVKAKKAASWKEYLTSLSKYTPRKWGKQLDKDLYSGDIGLTGREFIVMQIFLFILAFLIALILLPLSAVFIILPLLSLIFPRLYISSAKNKKIKKFNNQLPDILLTLANSLKAGFSLFQAMEMAAQEMPDPLSSEIKMTLKEMAYGESTENALLNLSQRVESKDLELMVTAILIQRQIGGNLAEILINIHDTIQERLQIQGEIKTLTAQGRLSGYIIGALPILIGLVITMMQPSFMMPLFQDPLGIVLLCCGAVLEIIGFIAIRKIVNIKF
- a CDS encoding type II secretion system F family protein, which gives rise to MESILIFSGFCLIFFLVLAILSRKQPSLSQSRIMRSLGRSSVPAENEENQKEKSKKDKNTKDKNKQEKSENSFFRRLIIAFSKNSKETDQKDTELIAAGLKGWSSAEWKALRLILGLCFAIAAAALSFMLSFPILTKIEFPLFCFVIGNIAPNFWLKSKIKQRKGEILRTLPDILDLVMVSVEAGLGFDAAMMKVVEKQKGILAEEFNLVLQEIKIGKPRREALRDMAKKNDVEDLSNVIASLVQADQLGISMGNVLRNQSAQIRLRRKQRIQEAAQKAPVKMMVPLVFFVFPSLFIVILGPAIINIMDILGN